A single Sandaracinaceae bacterium DNA region contains:
- a CDS encoding molybdopterin-dependent oxidoreductase produces MGDGERKGKLHLASAVPFGIGETKPHHFLEMAEIAWKNRGRWGYAWRILNEGVCDGCALGTTGMRDWTLDGTHLCLVRLNLLELNTKRPFDPEIMEDVGWLPRRAKDLRELGRIPVPLRRRKGEPGFTAVSWDETLEALGARLRDADPKRMACYMTSRGITNEVYFAAQKAWRYLGSPHIDNAARLCHSPSTAAMKSVLGVGASTCSYLDWYGSDVIVFFGSNPANDQPVALKYLYEAKKRGSRVLVVNTFREPGLERYWIPSNADSALFGTKIADRFFHVGAGGDLAFVYAVMKLLIERDAIDRAFVEAHTAGYEEFEAHLADQDFAHLLALSGATEEDVRAFADEIADAETGVFVWSMGLTQHAHGTETVAAVLCLGLTQGFIGRERCGLMPIRGHSGVQGGAEMGAYATVFPGGAAITDEEADRLEALWGFRPPAETGHSTVEMLEAALRGELDVLYAVGGNFVDTLPQPQRVEEAVSKVPVRIHQDIVLTPKMLIEPNEEVWILPAKTRYEHEGGVTETTTERRVVYSPYVQGPVCGEAREEWRIVRDLALAAKPDGPLGLEDAAAIREDISKTIDFYAPIASLEKKGDQFQWGGQRLCDGGEFPLEDGKARFRTFDPPDLRPQAEDEMYVTTRRGKQFNSIVQHDVDQLTGAARDHVLISRPDMERLGVEQNQALRLESPHGTFTGRAFAAPITPGNLQLHWPEANVLLDPERVDPGGLVPDYGTRVRVSVV; encoded by the coding sequence ATGGGTGACGGTGAGCGAAAAGGGAAGCTGCATCTCGCGTCGGCGGTGCCGTTCGGCATCGGCGAGACGAAGCCGCACCACTTCCTCGAGATGGCGGAGATCGCGTGGAAGAACCGCGGCCGCTGGGGATACGCCTGGCGCATCCTCAACGAGGGCGTGTGTGACGGCTGCGCGCTGGGCACGACGGGCATGCGCGACTGGACGCTCGACGGCACGCACCTGTGCCTGGTGCGCCTGAACCTGCTCGAGCTCAACACCAAGCGCCCCTTCGATCCGGAGATCATGGAGGACGTGGGCTGGCTCCCGCGCCGCGCCAAGGATCTGCGGGAGCTCGGCCGGATCCCCGTGCCGCTCCGCCGCCGCAAGGGCGAGCCGGGGTTCACCGCCGTCTCCTGGGACGAGACCCTCGAGGCGCTCGGCGCGCGGCTGCGTGACGCCGACCCCAAGCGCATGGCCTGCTACATGACCTCGCGCGGGATCACCAACGAGGTCTACTTCGCGGCGCAGAAGGCGTGGCGCTACCTCGGCTCGCCCCACATCGACAACGCGGCGCGCCTCTGCCACAGCCCGTCGACCGCGGCGATGAAGAGCGTGCTCGGGGTCGGCGCCTCCACGTGCAGCTACCTCGACTGGTACGGCTCGGACGTCATCGTCTTCTTCGGGAGCAACCCCGCCAACGACCAGCCGGTCGCGCTGAAGTACCTCTACGAGGCGAAGAAGCGCGGCAGCCGCGTGCTCGTCGTGAACACGTTCCGCGAGCCCGGCCTGGAGCGGTACTGGATCCCGTCGAACGCCGACAGCGCGCTCTTCGGCACCAAGATCGCCGACCGCTTCTTCCACGTCGGCGCGGGCGGCGACCTCGCCTTCGTCTACGCCGTGATGAAGCTCCTGATCGAGCGCGACGCGATCGACCGCGCCTTCGTCGAGGCGCACACGGCGGGCTACGAGGAGTTCGAGGCGCACCTCGCGGACCAGGACTTCGCGCACCTCCTCGCGCTGAGCGGCGCGACGGAGGAGGACGTCCGCGCCTTCGCGGACGAGATCGCCGACGCGGAGACGGGCGTGTTCGTCTGGTCGATGGGGCTGACCCAGCACGCGCACGGGACCGAGACGGTGGCGGCGGTGCTCTGTCTCGGGTTGACCCAGGGCTTCATCGGCCGGGAGCGCTGCGGGCTGATGCCCATCCGGGGCCACTCCGGGGTGCAGGGCGGAGCCGAGATGGGCGCCTACGCGACCGTCTTTCCGGGCGGCGCGGCGATCACGGACGAGGAGGCCGACCGGCTCGAGGCGCTCTGGGGCTTCCGGCCGCCGGCGGAGACCGGCCACTCCACGGTCGAGATGCTCGAGGCCGCGCTGCGAGGCGAGCTGGACGTGCTCTACGCGGTGGGCGGCAACTTCGTCGACACCCTCCCCCAGCCGCAGCGCGTCGAGGAGGCCGTCTCGAAGGTCCCCGTGCGCATCCACCAGGACATCGTCCTGACGCCCAAGATGCTGATCGAGCCGAACGAGGAGGTCTGGATCCTCCCCGCGAAGACCCGCTACGAGCACGAGGGCGGCGTGACGGAGACCACGACCGAGCGGCGCGTGGTCTACAGCCCGTACGTCCAGGGCCCCGTGTGCGGCGAGGCACGCGAGGAGTGGCGCATCGTGCGGGACCTCGCCCTGGCCGCGAAGCCCGACGGCCCGCTCGGGCTCGAGGACGCGGCGGCGATCCGCGAGGACATCTCGAAGACCATCGACTTCTACGCGCCCATCGCCTCCCTCGAGAAGAAGGGCGACCAGTTCCAGTGGGGCGGCCAGCGCCTCTGCGACGGCGGCGAGTTCCCGCTGGAGGATGGCAAGGCGCGCTTCCGGACCTTCGATCCGCCCGACCTCCGGCCGCAGGCCGAGGACGAGATGTACGTCACGACCCGGCGCGGCAAGCAGTTCAACTCCATCGTGCAGCACGACGTCGATCAGCTCACCGGCGCGGCGCGGGACCACGTGCTGATCTCCCGCCCCGACATGGAGCGCCTCGGCGTCGAGCAGAACCAGGCGCTGCGACTCGAGAGCCCGCACGGCACGTTCACCGGGCGCGCCTTCGCGGCGCCGATCACGCCTGGCAACCTCCAGCTGCACTGGCCCGAGGCGAACGTGCTGCTCGATCCGGAGCGCGTGGACCCGGGCGGGCTGGTGCCCGACTACGGCACGCGCGTCCGCGTGTCGGTCGTATGA